The Polaribacter tangerinus genome has a segment encoding these proteins:
- a CDS encoding LamG-like jellyroll fold domain-containing protein has product MIKKILLMTALALSFQFVNAQAIDDSQILLYLDFEGDVVDAKGNFTFTQNTVSSNAGAVGSPMNDPVDFPVGLSGLTFNSGKYARFRKSSIRSTNSVYNSSASHSISVWVRATSRVSTERFILDIGNNGGGTNDGQVPMRFRNNNSLSSSESGGLNDTNNRTVINNWYHFAVVMDATAGTQKLYINGFLDKSDTSIAPRNVMNDIIIGSQKFQAANTNFWGHMDDLVISSEVWTQDQVRAVMNLGVEAARSAATTYVWNGSTDNTWGESTNWTPNGVPSSSNDVIIPSGAIVNGGAISVRNMIIQENASLNITGAVTANSTIVYSGASFITTGAVSGSLTYNVITNDPIGAPLEWHLLSSPVSGETYDDTWVSENFIGTGTANNRAIAIFDNTTDADGDWIYHQKNTTATFDLGIGISARKTSVNSAGEEEQYSFTGTYPNTDVTLSITDPANDWNLIGNPYPAYMQVSDLMSTFNKASIPDTHETVYVWNPTTEIYTSLSAPDYISPGQGFFVISENSTANNFVIETSMRSDVPTTPITFYKNKIPKINLTVSDGNRTRTSEITYSSNSSLGLDPGKDIGLFTGQPSDFNIYTHLVADDKGIAFEKQMLPNSEFEKMIVPIGITSKVGKQLVISAESQNLPSGINVYLEDRVKNTYTKLEGTSETYSLTLDNNLDGVGRFFIHTSPSETLSAKNDLLNSINVFKTSNSSLRISGLKGGTSSITLYNILGKEVAKKAFKERGNKEIMLPNLATGIYIVKLETEYGNLNKKIVLE; this is encoded by the coding sequence ATGATAAAAAAAATACTTTTAATGACGGCGTTGGCATTGAGCTTTCAGTTCGTAAATGCACAAGCTATTGATGATTCTCAAATTCTATTGTATCTTGATTTTGAAGGTGATGTTGTAGATGCCAAGGGTAATTTTACTTTTACTCAGAATACAGTAAGTTCTAATGCCGGAGCAGTAGGTTCTCCAATGAATGATCCTGTAGACTTTCCAGTTGGTTTGAGTGGTCTTACTTTTAATTCTGGTAAATATGCTAGATTCCGAAAATCATCCATAAGATCTACCAATAGCGTTTACAATTCCTCCGCATCACACAGCATATCGGTGTGGGTTAGAGCTACTTCTAGGGTAAGTACTGAAAGGTTTATTTTAGATATTGGTAATAATGGTGGTGGAACAAACGATGGGCAGGTTCCAATGAGATTCAGGAATAACAATAGTTTATCGTCAAGCGAATCAGGAGGACTCAATGACACCAATAACAGAACAGTTATAAACAACTGGTATCACTTTGCTGTTGTAATGGATGCAACAGCAGGAACTCAGAAACTATACATTAATGGTTTTTTAGATAAAAGTGATACCTCTATAGCTCCAAGAAATGTAATGAATGATATTATTATTGGATCACAGAAATTCCAAGCAGCCAACACAAACTTTTGGGGTCATATGGATGATTTAGTAATTTCATCTGAAGTTTGGACACAAGACCAAGTTAGAGCTGTTATGAACTTAGGAGTAGAGGCTGCAAGAAGTGCTGCTACAACTTATGTATGGAATGGATCAACAGACAATACCTGGGGAGAATCTACTAATTGGACACCAAATGGTGTTCCAAGCTCTTCAAACGATGTAATTATTCCAAGTGGTGCAATAGTTAATGGAGGTGCAATTTCAGTAAGAAATATGATTATACAAGAAAATGCTTCTTTAAATATTACAGGTGCTGTAACTGCAAATTCTACAATCGTTTACAGTGGTGCAAGTTTTATTACTACAGGTGCTGTTTCTGGTTCTTTAACTTATAATGTAATCACTAATGATCCTATTGGTGCTCCTTTAGAATGGCATTTGTTGTCATCTCCTGTTTCTGGTGAAACATATGATGATACTTGGGTGTCAGAAAATTTTATAGGTACAGGAACTGCTAATAATAGGGCTATAGCGATATTTGACAATACAACAGACGCAGATGGAGATTGGATTTATCATCAAAAAAATACAACTGCAACTTTTGACCTAGGTATTGGAATTTCCGCTAGAAAAACATCTGTAAACTCTGCAGGTGAGGAAGAACAATATTCGTTTACAGGTACTTATCCAAACACAGATGTAACTTTATCAATTACAGACCCAGCAAATGATTGGAATTTAATAGGAAATCCTTATCCAGCATATATGCAAGTATCTGATTTAATGTCAACATTTAATAAAGCTAGTATACCAGATACCCATGAAACTGTTTATGTTTGGAATCCTACAACAGAAATATATACTAGTTTATCAGCACCAGATTACATTTCACCTGGTCAAGGTTTTTTTGTTATATCGGAGAATTCTACAGCAAATAATTTTGTAATTGAAACTTCTATGAGAAGTGATGTACCAACAACACCTATTACTTTTTACAAAAATAAAATACCAAAAATTAACCTAACGGTTAGCGATGGAAATAGAACTAGAACTTCAGAAATTACTTACTCAAGTAATAGTAGTTTAGGCTTAGACCCTGGAAAAGACATAGGTCTGTTTACAGGACAACCATCAGATTTCAACATATATACACATTTAGTTGCTGATGATAAAGGGATTGCTTTTGAAAAACAAATGTTACCAAATTCAGAGTTTGAAAAGATGATAGTACCTATTGGCATTACTAGTAAAGTAGGTAAACAACTTGTAATTTCTGCTGAGTCTCAAAACTTACCATCAGGTATCAATGTTTATTTGGAAGATAGAGTTAAAAATACATATACAAAACTAGAGGGTACGTCTGAAACTTATTCACTAACCTTGGATAACAACTTAGATGGCGTGGGAAGGTTTTTTATACATACAAGTCCATCTGAGACTTTAAGTGCAAAGAATGATTTGTTAAATAGTATTAATGTATTTAAAACTAGTAATTCTAGTTTAAGAATTTCAGGTTTAAAAGGCGGTACTTCTTCCATAACACTTTATAACATCTTAGGAAAAGAAGTAGCAAAAAAAGCTTTTAAAGAAAGAGGCAATAAAGAAATTATGTTACCAAATCTTGCAACAGGTATTTATATTGTAAAACTTGAAACAGAATATGGAAACTTGAATAAGAAAATAGTTTTAGAATAG
- a CDS encoding sulfatase → MQKSLTLIMFFLFFISCKENKNHQPNIIFILADDYGIVDTQAYAAKFLNTSIDSTFYETPNINKLMSEGVSFSQAYTNQLCSPTRASILTGKFASRLGFTTAMPHRNTYYNQNLTVPKGYYANDVLEHKDNILIEQALINGTSNSAVPTGKNMQTNLDELSIAEALKDYESAFIGKWHIGGFGAKGFQPRDNGFKTLAYFDGGGSTYFNWVNGWNQKTKIRFPKMPQEEWEIGDAGKISGEKYLTDDLTTQALNYIDEKAKDKEKPFFLYFSHFAVHSPYQGKKGEVDYFNTKKTKGFNGQDNAIYASMIKSMDRSVGKILDKLKEIGIEENTLVVFMSDNGGIDGEITPDGNGTENYPFLGGKACLTEGGIRVPLIFRWKGKIKEGKWVDTAVDCTDIFPTILEAAGYNAKQVVEKNKLDGESVIGLLNDIKNETKSYKKDTHYWHYPFNVIYKSPYDGYPLTPHSAIRKGDFKLIFDWYGRLHLYNIKKDPFEKEDLYTLQKEKGDALFKDLISWLEKNVDKRYWPKKNPDYNSKKEVREIPFIDLVGKI, encoded by the coding sequence ATGCAAAAATCGCTCACACTAATAATGTTTTTTCTTTTTTTTATTTCTTGCAAAGAAAATAAAAATCACCAGCCTAACATCATATTCATTTTAGCAGACGATTATGGTATTGTAGATACACAAGCCTATGCTGCAAAATTTTTAAATACTTCTATTGATAGTACTTTTTATGAAACACCTAATATTAACAAATTAATGAGTGAAGGTGTTTCTTTCTCACAAGCGTATACAAATCAATTATGCTCACCAACAAGAGCTAGTATTTTAACAGGTAAGTTTGCTTCAAGATTGGGTTTTACTACAGCAATGCCACATAGAAATACCTACTATAACCAAAATTTAACAGTACCTAAAGGATATTATGCCAATGACGTTTTAGAGCATAAAGACAATATTTTAATAGAACAAGCTCTTATTAATGGTACTTCAAATTCAGCAGTTCCGACAGGTAAAAACATGCAAACTAATTTAGATGAGCTTTCTATTGCAGAAGCTTTGAAAGATTATGAATCTGCCTTTATTGGAAAATGGCATATAGGTGGTTTTGGAGCTAAAGGTTTTCAGCCTAGAGATAACGGATTTAAAACCCTTGCATATTTTGATGGTGGAGGCTCTACCTATTTTAATTGGGTTAATGGTTGGAATCAGAAAACAAAAATTCGTTTCCCAAAAATGCCTCAAGAAGAATGGGAAATTGGCGATGCAGGAAAAATTAGTGGCGAAAAATATTTAACAGATGATTTAACAACACAGGCTTTAAATTATATTGATGAAAAAGCGAAAGATAAGGAAAAACCTTTCTTTTTATATTTTTCTCATTTCGCAGTTCATTCTCCTTATCAAGGTAAAAAAGGCGAAGTAGATTATTTCAACACAAAAAAAACGAAAGGCTTTAACGGACAAGACAATGCTATTTATGCTTCTATGATAAAAAGTATGGACAGATCTGTTGGAAAAATTTTAGATAAATTAAAAGAAATTGGAATTGAAGAAAATACTTTAGTAGTTTTTATGTCTGATAATGGCGGAATTGATGGAGAAATAACGCCTGATGGAAACGGAACTGAAAATTATCCTTTTTTAGGAGGAAAAGCCTGTTTAACAGAAGGTGGGATTAGAGTTCCTTTAATTTTTAGATGGAAAGGTAAAATTAAAGAGGGTAAGTGGGTTGATACTGCTGTAGATTGTACAGATATTTTTCCAACTATTTTAGAAGCTGCAGGTTACAATGCTAAACAGGTTGTAGAAAAAAATAAATTGGATGGTGAGAGTGTAATTGGTTTACTTAACGATATTAAAAATGAAACTAAATCTTATAAGAAAGACACACATTACTGGCATTATCCTTTTAATGTAATTTATAAAAGTCCTTACGATGGATATCCTTTAACACCTCATTCGGCTATTAGAAAAGGCGATTTTAAATTGATCTTTGACTGGTATGGACGTTTGCATTTGTACAATATCAAAAAAGACCCTTTTGAAAAAGAAGATTTATATACATTGCAAAAAGAAAAAGGAGACGCACTTTTTAAAGACTTAATTTCTTGGTTAGAAAAAAATGTAGACAAGCGTTATTGGCCGAAAAAAAATCCAGATTATAATTCTAAAAAGGAAGTTAGAGAAATACCTTTTATAGATTTGGTAGGTAAAATTTAA
- a CDS encoding sulfatase, which yields MKKISILILFFIIISISAQKKQPNVVFILADDLGWSDVTLYGKTKLYETPNLERLAARGITYTRAYAASPLCSPTRASILTGQTPARTGITAPTAHLGKVKLKASLNRGTGPANKAIILESVTRLDTKLPTLGKQFKNAGYQTAHFGKWHLGSDPYSPLQHGFDIDIPHWPGPGPAGSFVAPWRYKNFKEKIAKEHIEDRMADEAVSWLQKIDKTKPFFMNYWQFSVHAPFDAKETLKKYYSTKVDLSDAQHSATYAAMVHSMDDAIGRLLDELDRLNLSENTIIVFTSDNGGNMYNAVTDILPNGEKYLASPTSNRPLRGGKATMFEGGVRVPTIISYPKITKPGTTNDALIQSTDFYPTLLNLANLKVPKNYALDGLDISETLKGKNIKRDGIFTYFPHQPGVPDWLPTSISVHSGDWKLIRLFYQGKNFKHDYLLYNLKWDISEHNNLAKTYPKKVVELDKLIEKHIKDTKAIVPIPNPKFDPTKYKPENVGKQIGGLKGKKIEIN from the coding sequence ATGAAAAAAATATCAATTTTAATATTATTTTTTATAATAATTAGCATTTCAGCACAAAAAAAACAACCAAACGTAGTTTTTATTTTAGCTGATGATTTAGGTTGGAGTGATGTTACACTTTATGGCAAAACAAAATTATATGAAACACCTAATTTAGAACGTTTAGCTGCAAGAGGTATTACTTATACAAGAGCGTATGCTGCAAGCCCACTTTGCTCTCCAACAAGAGCAAGTATACTTACAGGACAAACACCAGCAAGAACGGGTATTACTGCACCAACTGCACATTTAGGCAAAGTAAAATTAAAAGCGTCTTTAAATAGAGGAACTGGGCCAGCAAACAAAGCCATAATTTTAGAATCTGTAACAAGATTAGATACCAAATTACCAACTTTAGGAAAACAGTTTAAAAACGCAGGTTACCAAACTGCGCATTTTGGAAAATGGCATTTAGGTTCAGACCCATATTCGCCATTACAACATGGGTTTGATATAGATATACCACATTGGCCTGGTCCAGGACCAGCAGGAAGTTTTGTTGCTCCATGGCGTTACAAAAACTTTAAAGAAAAGATAGCAAAAGAACATATAGAAGATAGAATGGCTGATGAAGCTGTTTCTTGGTTGCAAAAAATTGATAAAACCAAGCCATTTTTTATGAACTATTGGCAATTTTCTGTACATGCTCCTTTTGATGCAAAAGAAACTTTAAAAAAATATTACAGTACAAAAGTAGATTTGTCGGATGCACAACATTCTGCAACTTATGCAGCAATGGTTCATTCTATGGACGACGCAATTGGACGCTTATTAGATGAATTAGACAGATTAAATTTAAGTGAAAACACAATTATTGTTTTTACAAGTGATAATGGAGGTAATATGTATAATGCTGTTACAGATATTTTACCTAACGGAGAAAAGTATTTAGCATCACCAACCAGCAACAGGCCTTTACGTGGTGGAAAAGCAACCATGTTTGAAGGTGGAGTTAGAGTACCAACAATTATCTCCTACCCAAAAATTACAAAACCAGGTACTACAAATGACGCTCTAATTCAATCTACAGATTTTTATCCAACGTTATTAAATTTAGCAAACTTAAAAGTGCCAAAAAATTATGCTTTAGATGGTCTTGACATTTCTGAAACTTTAAAAGGTAAAAATATAAAAAGAGATGGAATATTTACGTATTTTCCTCATCAACCAGGAGTGCCAGATTGGTTACCAACCTCTATTTCAGTACATTCAGGTGATTGGAAATTGATTCGCTTATTCTATCAAGGAAAAAATTTTAAACACGATTATTTATTATACAACCTTAAATGGGACATTAGTGAACATAACAATTTAGCAAAAACATATCCTAAAAAAGTTGTTGAATTAGACAAACTAATTGAAAAACATATTAAAGACACAAAAGCAATTGTTCCTATACCCAATCCTAAATTCGATCCAACTAAATACAAACCAGAAAATGTGGGTAAACAAATTGGTGGTTTAAAAGGAAAAAAAATAGAAATTAACTAA
- a CDS encoding sulfatase-like hydrolase/transferase, giving the protein MKKISLYIIIFLSLKINSQKKPNIIVIFTDDLGYADIGVNNVTTDVKTPHIDLLAENGVRMTSGYITAPQCIPSRAGILTGRYQQKFGLDQNGTIPLPLDENLIPERLKKAGYVTGMSGKWHLDPNHGSKEWIKENIPNTTKDKNNIPKKLILPYKSLNRGFDYVFEGHLNNYFSNYNISDGKKIKPQMLKEKGYRLEIQTKAALSFIKKNAEKPFFFYLSYFAPHVPLEATNKYLDRFPEDMPERRRYALAMISAIDDGVGKIKEVLKKLQIEKNTLIFFISDNGAPLKIYKEDKPISFKGGAWNGSLNTPYLGEKGMLSEGGIRVPFIMNWPAILPKGKVYKKPVISLDVAATVISLAGLPKNKDLDGVDLIPFLTDTKKGEPHKYLFWRFWSQSAVRKGNYKFLKFGEREFLFDLSTKEHENRNLIKSFPKLAKKMKKRLIKWSYTLQKKGINLHTVGNEKKWFEYYFPSKTN; this is encoded by the coding sequence ATGAAAAAAATATCACTTTATATTATTATTTTTTTGAGTTTGAAAATCAATAGTCAAAAAAAACCTAATATTATTGTAATTTTTACAGATGATCTTGGCTATGCTGATATTGGAGTAAATAATGTAACTACAGATGTAAAAACACCTCATATAGATTTATTAGCTGAAAATGGTGTTAGGATGACATCTGGCTATATTACGGCGCCACAATGTATCCCTTCAAGAGCAGGAATTCTTACAGGTAGATATCAACAAAAATTTGGTTTAGACCAAAACGGAACAATTCCACTTCCTTTAGACGAAAATTTAATTCCAGAAAGATTAAAAAAAGCTGGTTATGTAACTGGAATGTCAGGTAAGTGGCATTTAGATCCAAATCATGGTTCAAAAGAATGGATCAAAGAAAACATACCAAATACTACAAAAGATAAAAATAATATTCCAAAAAAATTAATTCTTCCTTACAAAAGTTTAAATAGAGGTTTCGATTATGTTTTTGAAGGACATTTAAATAATTATTTTAGCAATTATAATATATCTGATGGAAAGAAAATAAAACCACAGATGTTGAAAGAAAAAGGCTATCGTTTAGAAATTCAAACAAAAGCTGCTTTGAGTTTTATCAAAAAAAATGCAGAAAAGCCATTTTTCTTTTACCTTTCTTATTTTGCGCCACATGTTCCTTTAGAGGCAACTAATAAATATTTAGACAGATTTCCAGAGGATATGCCTGAAAGAAGAAGATATGCATTAGCTATGATTTCTGCGATTGATGATGGTGTAGGAAAAATAAAAGAAGTATTAAAAAAATTACAAATTGAAAAAAACACACTTATCTTTTTTATAAGTGATAATGGCGCACCTTTAAAAATATATAAAGAGGACAAACCTATTTCTTTTAAAGGCGGTGCTTGGAACGGTTCTTTAAACACACCTTATTTAGGGGAAAAAGGGATGCTTTCTGAAGGAGGAATTAGAGTACCTTTTATTATGAATTGGCCTGCAATTTTACCAAAAGGGAAAGTATACAAAAAACCTGTAATTTCTTTAGATGTTGCAGCAACAGTAATTTCATTAGCTGGTTTACCTAAGAACAAAGATTTAGATGGTGTAGATTTAATACCTTTTTTAACTGACACAAAAAAAGGTGAACCACATAAATACTTGTTTTGGAGATTTTGGTCACAATCTGCTGTTAGAAAAGGAAATTATAAATTTTTAAAATTTGGAGAAAGAGAGTTTCTTTTTGACCTTTCCACTAAAGAGCATGAAAACAGAAACTTGATTAAAAGTTTTCCGAAATTGGCCAAAAAAATGAAAAAGCGACTTATAAAATGGTCCTATACACTTCAGAAAAAAGGGATCAATTTACACACTGTAGGAAATGAAAAAAAATGGTTTGAATATTATTTTCCCTCAAAAACAAATTAA
- a CDS encoding carboxypeptidase-like regulatory domain-containing protein, producing MNKKLIKTLFLIVFSLLNVGIIFAQKKIELKGTVYDEQKNPIPYAAVGILSKKIGTATNDDGVFNVLITSDNLNDILEVSTIGFKTFKIKIKDYIEKKMFSIVLIEDAVMLATITLEKPNMYVKKALKKLKKNTLSTKHQVNMLYRRSSVENGKTRFLVEHYLNAIDYGPSDTRYDKLGIAEARKSADYRFAFKKQPAHAVNVMLQINPLRQRIYESDYNWIREDDTSYDGEDVLVIKGVKKDQKKFKEKNWIKFYIGMDTYSIYKIDVSRYASKFSNLKAFYIYKKNYDKKLVLSYHNRQANFTTPISIQKQKLLKLNNKNVVSSYRHEAIVLGRETNKNKIDIKNTIYEKKDMGDYEIKYNAEFWKKISLPPETKFYKKSVKELESIYGVSLEDQFKAVNK from the coding sequence TTGAACAAAAAATTAATTAAAACACTATTTTTAATAGTATTTAGCTTGTTAAATGTAGGTATTATTTTTGCGCAAAAAAAAATTGAATTAAAAGGAACTGTTTATGATGAACAGAAAAATCCAATTCCCTACGCAGCTGTAGGAATTCTCTCAAAGAAAATAGGTACTGCTACAAATGATGATGGTGTATTTAATGTACTTATTACATCAGATAATTTAAACGATATTTTAGAAGTTTCTACCATAGGCTTCAAAACATTTAAAATAAAAATTAAAGATTATATTGAAAAAAAAATGTTTTCTATCGTACTAATTGAAGATGCAGTTATGTTAGCTACAATAACCCTAGAGAAACCAAATATGTACGTAAAAAAGGCGTTAAAAAAATTAAAAAAAAATACACTTAGTACCAAACATCAAGTAAATATGTTGTATAGAAGGTCTTCTGTGGAGAATGGAAAAACTCGTTTTTTAGTAGAGCACTACTTAAACGCAATAGACTATGGTCCATCAGACACAAGATATGATAAATTAGGTATTGCTGAAGCAAGAAAATCTGCTGACTATAGATTTGCTTTTAAGAAGCAACCTGCACATGCCGTAAACGTAATGTTACAAATAAATCCACTAAGGCAACGTATTTATGAGTCTGATTATAATTGGATACGTGAAGATGATACATCTTATGATGGCGAAGACGTTTTGGTAATTAAAGGTGTAAAAAAGGACCAAAAAAAATTTAAAGAGAAAAATTGGATTAAATTTTACATAGGTATGGACACGTACAGTATATATAAAATAGATGTTTCTAGATATGCTTCAAAATTTTCTAATTTAAAGGCGTTTTATATTTACAAAAAAAATTATGATAAAAAATTAGTACTAAGTTACCACAACAGACAAGCTAATTTTACAACACCAATTAGTATTCAAAAGCAAAAACTTTTAAAACTAAATAATAAAAATGTTGTGAGTTCTTACAGACATGAGGCAATTGTTCTAGGAAGAGAAACTAATAAAAATAAAATTGATATTAAAAATACTATCTATGAAAAAAAAGATATGGGTGATTATGAAATAAAATACAATGCAGAGTTTTGGAAAAAAATATCTTTACCACCAGAAACTAAATTTTATAAAAAATCTGTTAAAGAATTAGAGTCTATTTACGGTGTTTCCCTCGAAGATCAATTTAAAGCAGTTAACAAATAA